In Quercus robur chromosome 11, dhQueRobu3.1, whole genome shotgun sequence, the following proteins share a genomic window:
- the LOC126706990 gene encoding L10-interacting MYB domain-containing protein-like, with protein MAHESQEVDDKLWPPHIEQIFIEIMLDEQLKGNMENGVFKTPVWESITKQLNTQTGKNFLTKKVIQKHNRLKQKQQKWGQLLNHTRLGWDELTQTITGYEEVWVNVVAGDPKASLLQKNGCPHYDKLRQLFAPTTATRAFQISSNTPTQDSDEEHALEEAHANDGHCTQVVHDDCYSPNLDGIPRDESPFNDQTQRPNKHPVQDSSAKGKKVAKKADRVSEMTTALQEYNALTRKRYSQRRGRAAGSSDHYGQSAARGDPCSLGKAIQVLNQHEDLDDDAYFVVSKALHVKENRVVFMGMPEHRRKRWMDLVAKQKGNKQN; from the exons ATGGCTCATGAATCACAAGAGGTGGATGACAAATTGTGGCCTCCCCACATTGAACAAATTTTCATTGAGATTATGTTGGATGAACAGCTCAAAGGGAATATGGAAAATGGTGTGTTTAAGACCCCTGTTTGGGAATCTATTACCAAGCAGCTTAATACCCAAACTGGGAAGAATTTCCTAACTAAGAAGGTGATTCAAAAGCATAATAGGTTaaagcaaaaacaacaaaagtgGGGGCAATTGTTGAATCATACGAGGTTAGGGTGGGATGAGTTAACACAAACTATTACCGGTTATGAAGAAGTGTGGGTAAATGTGGTTGCG gGAGATCCAAAAGCATCATTGTTACAAAAGAACGGCTGCCCCCACTATGACAAACTAAGGCAACTATTTGCCCCTACCACTGCAACTAGGGCCTTTCAAATCTCTTCTAACACCCCAACCCAAGATAGTGATGAAGAGCATGCCCTAGAGGAGGCACATGCCAACGATGGACATTGTACCCAAGTGGTTCATGATGACTGCTACAGTCCAAACCTAGACGGAATACCAAGGGATGAGAGCCCTTTTAATGACCAAACCCAACGTCCTAATAAGCATCCCGTTCAAGATTCCAGTGCCAAGGGGAAGAAGGTTGCCAAGAAAGCAGATAGGGTGAGTGAGATGACTACTGCTTTACAAGAGTATAATGCATTGACTAGAAAGAGGTATTCCCAAAGAAGGGGGAGGGCAGCTGGTAGCTCAGACCATTATGGCCAATCAGCTGCTAGAGGTGATCCATGCTCACTAGGAAAGGCTATTCAAGTTCTGAATCAGCATGAGGACCTTGATGACGATGCCTATTTTGTCGTTTCCAAAGCTCTTcacgtcaaagaaaataggGTGGTGTTCATGGGAATGCCAGAGCATAGGAGGAAGAGGTGGATGGACCTAGTTGCGAAGCAGAAGGGCAACAAGCAAAACTGA